A genome region from Populus alba chromosome 3, ASM523922v2, whole genome shotgun sequence includes the following:
- the LOC118054673 gene encoding heat shock cognate 70 kDa protein-like — MERKAIGIDLGTSYSCVGVWQNDRVEIIANDQGNRTTPSYVAFTDTERLIGDAAKNQVAMNPQNTVFDAKRLIGRGFSDPSVQRDMKLWPFKVIPGPGCKPMIVVRHKGEEKQFSAEEISSMVLMKMMEIAEAYLGPSVKNAVVTVPAYFDDLQRQATKDAGAISGLNVLRIINEPTAAAIAYGLDKKESRSGEQNVLIFDLGGATFDVSLLTIEEGIFEVKATAGDTHLGGEDFDNRLVDHFFAEFKRKHKKDISGNPRALRRLRTSCERAKRTLSSTTQTTIEIDSLFEGYYD, encoded by the coding sequence ATGGAAAGAAAGGCCATTGGAATTGATCTTGGCACAAGCTACAGTTGTGTAGGTGTGTGGCAGAATGATCGTGTAGAGATCATAGCCAATGACCAAGGGAATAGAACGACTCCATCTTATGTTGCCTTCACTGATACTGAACGTTTGATAGGTGATGCAGCCAAGAACCAAGTTGCCATGAATCCTCAAAACACTGTTTTTGACGCGAAAAGACTTATTGGCAGGGGTTTCTCCGACCCTTCTGTTCAGCGTGACATGAAGCTGTGGCCTTTTAAGGTGATTCCAGGTCCTGGTTGTAAGCCTATGATTGTTGTTAGGCATAAAGGTGAAGAGAAGCAGTTTTCCGCTGAGGAGATATCTTCTATGGTTTTGATGAAAATGATGGAGATTGCTGAGGCTTATCTGGGTCCTTCTGTAAAGAATGCTGTGGTGACTGTGCCTGCTTATTTTGATGACTTGCAAAGGCAGGCTACGAAGGATGCTGGTGCTATTTCTGGGCTCAATGTTTTGAGGATTATCAATGAGCCTACTGCAGCTGCTATTGCTTATGGTTTGGATAAAAAGGAATCTCGAAGCGGCGAGCAGAATGTGCTTATTTTCGATCTTGGTGGTGCAACTTTTGACGTTTCTCTGTTGACGATCGAGGAGGGGATTTTTGAAGTGAAGGCTACTGCTGGTGATACTCATCTTGGAGGTGAGGACTTCGATAACAGGCTTGTTGATCATTTTTTTGCGGAGTTCAAGAGGAAGCACAAGAAGGATATTAGTGGTAATCCAAGAGCTTTGAGAAGGTTGAGGACTTCCTGTGAGAGGGCGAAGAGGACTTTGTCTTCGACTACACAGACGACGATTGAGATTGATTCTCTGTTTGAAGGATATTACGATTGA